A region from the Triticum urartu cultivar G1812 chromosome 1, Tu2.1, whole genome shotgun sequence genome encodes:
- the LOC125516422 gene encoding probable glycosyltransferase STELLO2: MLVQDRVLPEHAGSTKSPRSPRAAPGSDRRHPRPFAKSLDFSNWAADHSSKLLLLLFAVASVAAVFLLRGAGPDAAALLCLDRSASRSAAGPAKLPYPDVAWSKIPPLAIASAAPFASFRAERWIVVSVSSPPTAALAALTRVKGWQLLAVGNSHTPAGWDLKGAIFLSLDLQAQLGYRSVDFLPYASHVRKTAGYLFAIQHGAKLIFDADDRAEVPGNDLGKHFDVDLGSGIANHPVLLQYSHADPNRTVVNPYVHFGQRSVWPRGLPLDKVGEVAHEAFYTEIFSGRQFIQQGLSDGLPDVDAVFYFTRKPPTAPFDLRFDPEAPKVALPQGMMAPVNSFNTLFHAQAFWGLMMPVSVSSMAADVIRGYWAQRILWEIGGYVAFYPPTIYRKDHVQAYPFAEEKDLHVNVGRLIKFLNEWRSNKQSLFEKILDLSYAMAEEGFWMEQDVRLTAAWLQDLLAAGYRQPRLMSLEIDRQRATIGEGDMKEFVPKKLPSVHLGVDEIGTVNYEIGNLIKWRKNFGNVVLIMHVSGPVDRVALEWRLLYGRIFKTVIILAEHSNAELAVERCPLSHAYKYLPKVFARYGGADGFLFLQDHMILNYWNLLQADKEKLWITDKIAHSWVTIPLESNKEEWFVKQGAMVKQVVGSSPVHFQSKYKESMGEDKIVFCGSELFYVPRQFVEDFGDLVGLVGNLDLHHKIAVPMFFLAMDSPQNFDSEALAGTVFKTNLAANETFSSIYTAQSPAVFPVKVMNEIDFIKVIRLMSKGDPLLMELV, translated from the exons ATGCTCGTCCAGGACCGCGTGCTGCCGGAGCACGCCGGGAGCACCAAGTCGCCGAGGTCCCCGCGCGCCGCGCCGGGCTCCGACCGCCGCCACCCGCGGCCCTTCGCCAAGAGCCTCGATTTCAGCAACTGGGCCGCCGACCACTCCTCCAAgctgctcctcctcctcttcgccgTCGCCTCCGTCGCCGCCGTCTTCCTCCTCCGCGGCGCCGGCCCGGACGCCGCGGCCCTCCTCTGCCTCGACCGCTCCGCCTCCCGCTCCGCCGCCGGCCCCGCCAAGCTCCCCTACCCGGACGTCGCCTGGTCCAAAATCCCGCCGCTCGCCATCGCCTCGGCCGCCCCCTTCGCGTCCTTCCGCGCCGAGAGGTGGATCGTCGTCTCCGTCTCCTCCCCGCCCACCGCCGCGCTCGCCGCGCTCACCCGCGTCAAGGGCTGGCAGCTCCTCGCCGTCGGCAACTCGCACACCCCCGCCGGCTGGGACCTCAAGGGCGCCATCTTCCTCTCCCTCGACCTGCAGGCGCAGCTCGGCTACCGCTCGGTCGACTTCCTGCCCTACGCGTCCCACGTCCGCAAGACGGCGGGCTACCTCTTCGCCATCCAGCACGGGGCCAAGCTCATCTTCGACGCCGATGACCGCGCCGAGGTGCCGGGGAATGATCTCGGGAAGCATTTCGATGTTGATCTGGGATCTGGCATCGCCAACCACCCCGTGCTGCTCCAGTACAGCCACGCGGATCCCAACCGCACGGTGGTGAACCCGTATGTGCACTTCGGCCAGCGCTCGGTGTGGCCGCGGGGGCTGCCGCTGGATAAGGTCGGGGAGGTGGCACACGAGGCGTTCTACACCGAGATCTTCAGTGGCCGCCAGTTCATTCAGCAGGGCTTGTCTGACGGTTTGCCGGATGTGGATGCCGTCTTCTACTTCACTAGAAAGCCGCCAACAGCGCCATTCGACCTCAGGTTTGATCCGGAGGCCCCCAAGGTGGCGCTTCCACAGGGCATGATGGCGCCAGTGAACTCCTTCAATACATTGTTCCACGCACAGGCTTTCTGGGGCCTGATGATGCCTGTTTCAGTGAGTTCAATGGCGGCAGATGTCATCCGTGGGTACTGGGCTCAGCGGATCTTGTGGGAGATTGGTGGGTACGTGGCTTTCTACCCACCAACTATTTACCGGAAGGATCATGTGCAAGCCTACCCATTTGCAGAGGAGAAGGATCTGCATGTGAATGTTGGCAGACTGATCAAATTCTTGAATGAGTGGAGGTCAAACAAGCAGAGCCTGTTCGAGAAGATTCTTGATTTAAGCTACGCCATGGCTGAGGAGGGGTTCTGGATGGAGCAGGATGTGAGATTGACAGCTGCTTGGCTGCAGGATCTTCTGGCAGCAGGGTATCGGCAGCCTCGGCTCATGTCATTGGAGATTGACAGGCAACGGGCAACCATTGGGGAGGGTGACATGAAGGAGTTTGTGCCCAAGAAGCTGCCATCCGTGCACCTTGGGGTTGATGAAATTGGCACAGTGAACTATGAGATTGGAAATCTGATTAAGTGGAGAAAGAACTTTGGTAATGTCGTGCTGATCATGCATGTTAGTGGACCTGTAGATCGTGTGGCCTTGGAGTGGAGGCTGCTATATGGACGGATATTCAAGACAGTTATCATTCTTGCCGAGCATAGCAATGCAGAGCTTGCTGTTGAACGCTGCCCTCTGTCACACGCATACAA GTATCTTCCCAAGGTGTTTGCAAGATACGGTGGTGCTGATGGATTTCTCTTCCTCCAAGACCACATGATTCTTAACTACTGGAACCTTCTGCAAGCCGACAAGGAAAAACTCTGGATAACTGATAAG ATTGCACATTCTTGGGTTACTATTCCACTGGAGAGCAATAAAGAGGAATGGTTTGTTAAGCAAGGTGCTATGGTTAAGCAAGTCGTTGGCAGTTCCCCTGTTCATTTCCAGTCGAAGTATAAAGAAAGCATGGGCGAAGATAAGATTGTATTCTGTGGCAGCGAACTGTTCTACGTGCCCCGACAGTTTGTTGAGGACTTTGGTGATCTTGTGGGTCTCGTTGGCAATTTGGATCTGCATCATAAGATTGCGGTCCCCATGTTCTTCTTGGCGATGGACTCGCCTCAAAATTTTGATTCGGAAGCTCTGGCCGGAACAGTTTTCAAGACCAACTTGGCAGCCAATGAGACTTTCTCAAGTATTTATACAGCTCAGTCACCTGCTGTTTTCCCAGTTAAAGTGATGAACGAGATTGATTTCATCAAGGTAATCCGGCTTATGTCCAAGGGAGACCCTCTTCTGATGGAGTTGGTATAA